The Candidatus Bipolaricaulota bacterium genome includes a window with the following:
- the ugpC gene encoding sn-glycerol-3-phosphate ABC transporter ATP-binding protein UgpC, which translates to MAEVTLNKVTKRFGDFTAVKGIDLQVEDGKFTVLVGPSGCGKTTTLRMIAGLEEVTEGEIKIGDRVVNNVPPKDRDIAMVFQNYALYPHMDVYNNMAFGLKLRKVPKDEIQRRVHAAAELLGIANKLKSKPRELSGGQRQRVAVGRAIVRDPKVFLFDEPLSNLDAKLRVQMRTELEQLHHRLKTTTIYVTHDQVEAMTLGDKIAVMRDGVIHQYDSPKQTYDHPADRFVAGFIGSPAMNFLNARVESADGKVMLVGDGFKLMVPEGRPTDLPPNVIVGIRPEDLNGPVTDGKEGELLDATVTVTEQLGSELLVYAKCGETPIVANLDPHITINIGDKIKLAVALDRMHVFDPETDKTFF; encoded by the coding sequence ATGGCGGAGGTAACGCTGAACAAAGTGACGAAACGGTTCGGGGACTTCACCGCGGTGAAGGGGATCGATCTGCAGGTTGAGGACGGAAAATTCACCGTCTTGGTCGGCCCGTCTGGATGCGGGAAGACGACGACGCTGCGCATGATCGCCGGGCTGGAGGAAGTGACGGAAGGGGAGATCAAGATCGGGGACCGGGTGGTGAACAACGTCCCGCCCAAGGACCGGGATATCGCGATGGTCTTCCAGAACTACGCCCTCTACCCCCACATGGATGTGTACAACAACATGGCGTTTGGGCTGAAGCTGCGCAAGGTTCCGAAGGATGAGATCCAACGGCGCGTCCACGCTGCGGCTGAGCTTCTCGGGATCGCGAACAAGCTGAAGAGCAAGCCGCGCGAGCTCTCCGGTGGACAGCGCCAGCGGGTCGCAGTTGGACGGGCGATCGTCCGCGACCCGAAGGTGTTCCTGTTCGATGAGCCGCTTTCCAACCTCGACGCCAAGCTGCGCGTGCAGATGCGCACCGAGCTCGAGCAGCTCCACCACCGCCTCAAGACGACCACGATCTATGTGACGCACGATCAGGTGGAAGCGATGACCCTCGGCGACAAGATCGCAGTGATGCGCGACGGGGTGATCCACCAGTATGACTCCCCAAAGCAGACTTACGACCATCCCGCCGACCGGTTCGTTGCCGGATTCATCGGGAGTCCGGCGATGAACTTCCTGAACGCCCGTGTTGAGTCCGCGGATGGCAAGGTGATGCTGGTCGGAGACGGGTTCAAGCTGATGGTCCCGGAGGGGCGTCCGACCGATCTCCCACCGAATGTGATCGTTGGAATCCGGCCCGAGGACCTAAACGGCCCGGTTACAGACGGGAAGGAGGGGGAGCTCCTCGACGCCACAGTTACGGTAACTGAGCAGCTGGGGAGTGAGCTCCTCGTCTACGCCAAATGCGGCGAGACTCCGATCGTGGCCAACCTCGATCCCCACATCACGATTAATATCGGGGACAAGATCAAGCTCGCCGTCGCCCTGGATCGGATGCACGTCTTCGACCCGGAGACGGATAAGACCTTCTTCTAA
- the gabT gene encoding 4-aminobutyrate--2-oxoglutarate transaminase codes for MIERRFTRIQTELPGPKSAAVLEKKAKYVAAPLETYAPFVIKESKGALVEDLDGNRFIDFSGGWGCLNVGQRNDHVVAALHDQLDRFLHTDFTAVPYAPLVELAELLVAHTPIPGELKAAFFNSGAEAVENAVKIARAYTRRKAVLVFDNAFHGRTLLAMTMTHKANPYKMGFGPFAPEVYRLPYPYTYRNDVTAQDIEDRLLSLVDPSDVAAMVVEPVMGEGGFLVPPDWFLPAMRGLADKYGFVLVFDEVQSGIGRTGKFFAFEHFNVTPDLICVAKSLGAGLPLSGVIGKAEIMDAPVASGIGGTYAGNPLACRAAIEVIKAIDSANLLDRAVHVGTRIKEHFRRLQERYDVVGDVRGLGAMVGMELVEDRKTKKPAKALTSKITQHALHNGAIFPTAGLYGNVIRVLVSLVITDEQIDEGMEILAEAFAANLD; via the coding sequence ATGATCGAACGTCGTTTCACCCGCATTCAGACCGAGCTTCCCGGACCGAAATCGGCCGCGGTTCTGGAGAAGAAGGCGAAGTACGTGGCCGCACCGCTTGAGACATACGCCCCGTTTGTCATCAAGGAGAGCAAAGGGGCACTGGTCGAGGACCTTGACGGAAACAGGTTCATCGATTTCTCCGGCGGCTGGGGGTGCCTGAACGTGGGACAGCGCAACGACCACGTCGTCGCCGCGCTGCACGATCAGCTCGATCGGTTTCTGCACACCGACTTCACCGCCGTCCCCTATGCCCCGCTCGTCGAGCTCGCCGAGCTGCTGGTGGCCCACACCCCGATCCCGGGGGAGCTGAAGGCGGCGTTCTTCAACTCCGGGGCCGAGGCGGTGGAGAACGCGGTCAAGATCGCGCGCGCCTACACGAGGCGCAAGGCGGTTCTTGTGTTCGACAACGCGTTTCATGGCCGGACGCTGCTCGCGATGACGATGACCCACAAGGCGAACCCGTACAAGATGGGATTCGGGCCGTTCGCTCCCGAGGTGTACCGCCTTCCCTATCCCTACACCTACCGCAACGACGTCACCGCCCAGGATATCGAGGATCGCCTCCTGTCCCTGGTCGACCCGTCCGACGTGGCGGCGATGGTCGTCGAGCCGGTGATGGGGGAGGGTGGATTCCTCGTCCCGCCGGATTGGTTCCTCCCGGCGATGCGGGGATTGGCCGACAAGTACGGGTTCGTCCTCGTGTTCGACGAGGTGCAGTCCGGGATCGGCCGGACCGGCAAGTTCTTCGCGTTTGAGCACTTCAATGTAACTCCTGACCTGATCTGCGTTGCCAAGTCGCTCGGTGCCGGGTTGCCGCTCTCCGGGGTGATCGGCAAGGCGGAGATCATGGACGCGCCGGTGGCAAGCGGGATCGGTGGGACATACGCCGGAAATCCGCTCGCCTGCCGGGCGGCGATCGAGGTGATTAAGGCGATCGATTCCGCGAACCTGCTCGACCGTGCTGTACACGTGGGAACCAGGATCAAGGAGCACTTCCGCCGCCTGCAGGAGCGCTACGATGTAGTCGGCGACGTGCGTGGGCTGGGAGCGATGGTCGGGATGGAACTGGTCGAGGACCGCAAGACCAAGAAGCCGGCCAAGGCACTCACCAGTAAGATCACGCAGCACGCCCTGCATAACGGGGCGATATTCCCGACAGCCGGGCTATACGGGAACGTGATCCGCGTCCTCGTGTCGCT
- a CDS encoding nucleoside hydrolase, translating to MRRFLIDTDTASDDAVALVMALRNPEIEVEAITVVAGNVPRDQGVQNALYTVERCGAKVPVYAGCAKPLLRPLETAQFVHGKDGMGEIGLPLSGRTPAPGHAVDAIIGTIRCYPGEVTLVTLGPLTNVAIALARDPEIAGMVDRCVIMGGIGLGHGNVVPAAEYNIWVDPEAAKMVFESGLPITMVGWDVSQRYATFDDAAAEELRRVSPLGEFCVAIQACLRRFGMEKLGLPGFDLPDPIAMAVAIDPAVATEIKHLYVDVETKGDLTRGAVVVDHLGITGNAPNVDVVLKASRDRFLELLYAAVR from the coding sequence ATGCGACGATTTTTGATCGATACTGATACCGCGTCCGACGACGCGGTTGCACTCGTGATGGCGCTCCGAAACCCGGAGATCGAGGTGGAGGCGATCACCGTGGTCGCTGGGAACGTCCCGCGCGACCAGGGGGTGCAGAACGCCCTGTACACGGTCGAGCGGTGCGGGGCGAAGGTCCCGGTGTATGCCGGTTGCGCTAAGCCGCTCCTTCGACCGCTCGAGACGGCACAGTTCGTGCACGGAAAGGATGGGATGGGGGAGATCGGTCTTCCGCTCTCTGGACGGACGCCCGCACCTGGGCACGCAGTGGACGCGATCATCGGCACGATCCGCTGCTACCCCGGTGAGGTCACTCTGGTCACACTCGGGCCGCTGACGAACGTCGCCATCGCCCTGGCGCGTGACCCTGAGATCGCCGGCATGGTGGACCGATGCGTAATCATGGGCGGGATCGGCCTCGGCCACGGGAACGTCGTCCCGGCGGCGGAGTACAACATCTGGGTGGATCCCGAGGCGGCGAAGATGGTGTTCGAATCAGGACTTCCGATCACGATGGTCGGTTGGGACGTCTCACAGCGCTACGCCACCTTCGACGACGCAGCAGCGGAAGAGCTGCGCCGGGTCTCCCCGCTCGGGGAGTTCTGCGTTGCGATCCAGGCGTGCCTGCGCCGCTTCGGGATGGAGAAGCTCGGCCTTCCTGGGTTCGACCTCCCTGACCCGATCGCGATGGCGGTGGCGATAGATCCCGCAGTGGCGACAGAGATCAAGCACCTGTACGTCGATGTCGAGACAAAGGGGGATCTCACCCGCGGGGCGGTGGTAGTCGACCATTTGGGGATCACCGGGAACGCTCCGAACGTCGACGTGGTGCTCAAAGCATCGCGCGACCGGTTCCTGGAGCTCCTGTACGCCGCAGTGCGATGA